attattttcatatAGGTGGCCCTGACTTGAACGGAAAGTCCGTTGTGTGTAGTTCTGACTATTGTTTTCCCTCCAAAAACATTTCGGTACTTGTCGTCAATTTTTTATTCCTATTGACCGAGATACGAGAGACGAAGTTAGGGatggaaaaaaaaactatGAGGACGCAAGCTAAAActcaataaaaaatgtttagttTTTGAATACATTTGTTGCCCTCTTTAATCAACCATGTGAAGAGGTGGGAACaagatttaattttttggACCGCCCTAGTCGACATATACGCATCATAGAGTAACCAACTATATAGAGgcgccaattgctctgccgCTCTCTTTAGATAATGAGGCTATGATGCCACCTAGGCGAAAAAAGCTTATTTCCCCTCTTTTTCAaagttcgatcgaacttgtaattcattcccacctcattctgcaccgctcttgctcactgttttgtttttgtaattaATCGTAAACcctattgctgttgcttcgcacctaagttagcttcaaacttggccttgaattggctcttAGCACAGGTTGGGCAGAGGTTCGggcagagcaattggcgcCTCTATATAGTTCGTTACTCTATGTACGCATGGGGCGGTTCTTTGACAACAGACCGCAGCCTTTGAGTACTGGAACATAGAGTAATAATGTATAGAGACACCATTTGCTCTGCCGCTCTCTTTTGAAACTTTGCCAATGATGCCACCTAGGCGAAAACAGAAATCCCtagttttttaaaagttcGATGGGACCTTGTAATTCCTGCCAGTGGTGAGTTTTATGGGAAATTATATATCTGCACCGCTCTTActcactgttttgtttttgtaattaATCCTCAACActattgctgttgctttgCACTTGTTGGGTGTGTTGAATTGAATTGGCTCTCAGCAGAGGTTCGGGTATTTAAGCAGTATTGCTTTTTGGCAATACCTTTCTAATTgataaaaaccatttaaattttaagaaaatattaaaaaatgtgggcgtggcaccctgctgcgctgcgcaggaaggGTAACCGTGTCACAGAAATATCTTCGGGCGACAATCGGATGAAATGTATGTGAGCATCAATACAAGTTCCTCACGAATTTTGCATTAAGAAATTTTATATGACACCCTCGATAGGTTGGATTTGTGAAATATAACTAAATACAAGTTTGTCgataacttttaaaataattgttagATTTGGAAATTGGTTTGTCGATAAATgtagataaatatatatttatataaatatactcAATGACGCCAAATGCTTGCCGGAAAGAATCCGTGACCATTTTCGGAAAACTAACAGAGTACCAACAGAGGGAAATTCGATTTTGTTCAATTTTTTCGGAAGTGAGTTTTGAAACAAGTCTGGGAAAGCACCATGAATAAATGCAGATAATTCAATCTATCGCAAAGAAATTTTAAGTAAATTTTAGGTGGTACGCCGAAGTCTCTATACTCTTGAAGGTCGTTTCTGTAGGAGCATTGTATGTACAGAGCTACCcgatatttaaaaaactaagaactaattataaaaattttaagataatGTGCCATTTCAATTTACTATCGTGTATGTTCACCGAAAACGAAATATGGCGGTCTTCGTATATTTTTGACATTAATTATCCGATCGTTCtaatggcagctatatgatgatATCGTccgatcaagaatatatatatactttgtggggtcggaaacgaaTCCTTcattgcgttgcaaacttctgactgaaatcattgtaccctctgcaagggaaTAAATAGTGGTTTTGTCTTATCAACAATATTAGTAATCGATTAAAATCGATAACGGAGTAAGGATCAAACTTTAAATGTGAATTATTCGGCGCTAGATCTGCCATTTCTCACACTGGGGGCTGGTGCGCTTAGGAATAGGCttgatttttattgttattcGTGGGATGAAAAGGACCATCTCGGACTGACTTCGGGTTATATTTGTCGTGAATTCAATCTAAATTTGGCACAAAAAAATTTCGCGTCTCCCCCTATAAAAACAGTACGCTACCTGAGTTCGATTCTGGTGGACGATCGGCAGATGACGCAGACACCGCTTGAGGTCCGGAAGTGATTACACTAGGATTTGTGGATTCATCGACAACGTTATATATAGCTTCTTCCTCAGCGGGTATGCCATTAACGAGGTACTCAACGGCTCTTTCTGGGTTATTATAGCTGGCGGCCATCGCACGTTCCACCTGCTCGCGCGGGTAACCCATTTCCACCATTGACAGAACAGTTTGGTTGTATTCGTCACCCATAATCAAGTTGGATTCAGCGCGCGACTGTAAGGATGCATTGGCCAACTCGCCAATCAAGTCGTTACGGGATATAGGTCTCGGAACTGGAACTGCTGTTTCACTTGCTGAGACTGGTAACTGATCTTCGGTGTTACCAGTTCCAGACGAGTTATTAGCGTTGGTGTTTTCTGGAGCCTTTACATCCTTGGCCGGTGTCAACTTGTCAGTTTCCTTTGGGCAATTTTGATTGGTCCTTGCACTAGATGAATCGCGTGTCAACATCACTACTATAAACTTCTTTTCATCGACATTGTAAGATCCAACGGTACGCTCATCGGTCAAAATGACGCCAGCATAAATGAGTTTCTGCTTTTCGGCAACATACTCCGCACCGCGCTCGTCGAATATTTTCTTCTTCAGTTCCAAAACCTTTAACAAGgaagttttttatattattccATCACAAGCATTTAATACACACACATATTTATACACAGCATTTTTTGCCACTCATATTACCTACATCCACAAATATGtaagtaatatatatatatatatttatatgtatgtacatattaATAACACGTACCGTTTTTTCTGGGGCAAACTCAATAGTAAAAGTTTGCTGTTGAAGATTTTTTATTGTAATAATCATGTTGCGTTtaagaaataaacaaaacttAATTAAATGTACACAAGCATATGTACACTTTTAACTCAGATTTTAATAGCGTTCACGCAAAAATGATTTGTCATCGGGTTGGCTGCAAATGGTCCGACGAAGCATACCACCTTATTCAAAAACATACCAAAGTATCAATCCTATGCCTAATTTAcagtatttggtatttttaagAGTTTTCGATAAGTAACGCACATACGTTCCCATTGGCAAACGCGTTTGCAGTCAGTTATTCTGTGTAATACCCTCTGCACACACTGCTTAAAAATCGGTGTTGCAACTTCGGCATAAGCACACGGTATTCGAAGGGAGAGGACATGCAAATTCACTTGCCCCgaaaaaatgcaaaacatCACTAAACTAAATTCCATTTAAATGTAAGCGTGTGGAAATTTTCAGCGccaaattattatttcaatgctaaagcctagtactcacatcgacgaaaaccgcgagctaaccataggagtgagcgagaggcaaacaggcggctaaagcttttcgtcgggtctgtttttcagcacGGTACTCAGGTGAGCttaggaaataccagaaaaaataccagatttcgaGAGTGAATTTTcaatgaacgccgttagccgcggcccaaagaataagaaatttaatctttggcggtattcgtgcagaagcggtgggggaatttaaaaatgaaaaatggaagaaaaacaccaaaaacgtcagtgcagatgaaaaagggcgcctaatccaagctgttgcccattgTTGTGGGACTTGACCGACAGGAACCAATACCACAACGAGGCAAATatgcagaatagttgaagcgCTGGAGGAGATtcactagagaatcccagtgggaaggaacatgggacatccctcgatctccgacgagctctccattaaggactccacctccaccagctacttgacagctaaagcggagatggaggacgctccggcttctatagggaggagaaAATGAGGTCGCCCGCTAAGGGACAGCTAGAGGAGCCATTACCAGCCATTATTGGccagcctattgggactctaatttacataaataaaatcatttgttgaacatttcatttatttttattttgtgcaccagcagactcttcCTTTTTAAATcgctccaattgatttgttttccgtttggcatCAAGCCCAGGtacttgacagtaagaccatgccacatgcattgcgggtgaactttgaaaacttcggtcacactacaaagaatacgattttttgactagtgaaactcttagccgatctgagtactaggctaaaaagcaaattaatcAAGGACGAGATTTTCTTTCAGGCAAGCGTAGTGAAAATTGAATAAGGACCATTGTGTGCCAGCAGTGACGTCACGAGTAAATCCACATTTCTAACTCCTTCCTCGCATACGGTTCTTTGACTATAGGCATTTTTAAACAAGAACTTTTTTAGGTGGAACTGGTGCTTGCCAAGAAGGACATAAGCTGGATCTTGGtcatttctttaaaaatgagCATGGCAATATTTCTCTTCAAGATGAGAACAAATGCTGGCTTCCGAGCCCTCGGAAGGCCTCGTGGGCCTGCACCAACAACAAATTCCTTATGACGGCGCAATAGCAGCTTAAATGCATTTCTGTCTCAAAAGAATCCCGAAACGCCGAGTACAAAAATTACCCAggccattaaaaaaaatactgaaCAAAAAACTGAAATACTGAATCGACTTGCGTACGGTCTCATTTTCTACTGCAGAGACTTGTAGCGACTTTTTCCACGCTTCTTTCCTACAAGTGTATTTCTCATGGAGGTAAAAGTCGCAGAAGCCAAATTTGGTAGATGAAGCGAAAACTGATTTGTCATAGCACAGGCACAAAATCATAATATGTCACGACAAGGTGTGGAGAGCGGATTTGGAggtatatttttatttctttaatttaatttttacttatttaacGCATTTCATTAGCGTTTTTCTCGAAATCACGACTTGGAATGGGGTGGACACTATAACTCAAAATATTATAAGCCGACTTTCTCAATGTTGtcact
This genomic stretch from Drosophila suzukii chromosome 4, CBGP_Dsuzu_IsoJpt1.0, whole genome shotgun sequence harbors:
- the Rad23 gene encoding UV excision repair protein RAD23 homolog A isoform X1, producing the protein MIITIKNLQQQTFTIEFAPEKTVLELKKKIFDERGAEYVAEKQKLIYAGVILTDERTVGSYNVDEKKFIVVMLTRDSSSARTNQNCPKETDKLTPAKDVKAPENTNANNSSGTGNTEDQLPVSASETAVPVPRPISRNDLIGELANASLQSRAESNLIMGDEYNQTVLSMVEMGYPREQVERAMAASYNNPERAVEYLVNGIPAEEEAIYNVVDESTNPSVITSGPQAVSASSADRPPESNSDPFEFLRSQPQFLQMRSLIYQNPHLLHAVLQQIGQTNPALLQLISENQDAFLNMLNQPIESESESNDTVARGSDARTQSNPADIESLFSSELEGAVAAQRSTAGTSGVQRDNANEIEDLEQPSGVSTIRLNRQDQDAIERLKALGFPEALVLQAYFACEKDEELAANFLLSSSFDD
- the Rad23 gene encoding UV excision repair protein RAD23 homolog B isoform X2: MIITIKNLQQQTFTIEFAPEKTVLELKKKIFDERGAEYVAEKQKLIYAGVILTDERTVGSYNVDEKKFIVVMLTRDSSSARTNQNCPKETDKLTPAKDVKAPENTNANNSSGTGNTEDQLPVSASETAVPVPRPISRNDLIGELANASLQSRAESNLIMGDEYNQTVLSMVEMGYPREQVERAMAASYNNPERAVEYLVNGIPAEEEAIYNVVDESTNPSVITSGPQAVSASSADRPPESNSDWSDKPSSFTTYF